From one Sphingobacteriales bacterium genomic stretch:
- the lptB gene encoding LPS export ABC transporter ATP-binding protein, with the protein MILRAEHLVKTYSKRKVVDNVSIEVNQGEIVGLLGPNGAGKTTTFYITVGLVTPDAGKVYLDDKDISKVAMYKRAKLGVGYLPQENSVFRTLSVEDNIRAILEFTDLTKAAQKDKLESLLDEFGLKHVRKTKGKLLSGGERRRTEIARALASDPKFILLDEPFAGIDPIAVEDIQHIVEKLKFKNIGILITDHNVQETLSITDRAYLLFEGRILKQGTAEELASDEQVRKVYLGQNFELRKK; encoded by the coding sequence TATTGAAGTGAATCAGGGAGAAATTGTAGGTTTATTAGGCCCTAACGGAGCCGGAAAAACCACTACATTTTACATCACCGTTGGATTGGTCACTCCAGATGCAGGGAAAGTATACCTGGACGATAAAGACATCTCCAAAGTTGCCATGTACAAACGGGCAAAACTTGGAGTGGGTTATTTACCACAAGAAAACTCGGTATTCCGGACTTTAAGTGTGGAAGATAATATCCGGGCGATTCTGGAATTTACCGACCTTACAAAAGCAGCACAAAAGGATAAGCTGGAAAGCCTGTTAGATGAATTCGGACTGAAACATGTGCGCAAAACGAAAGGCAAACTGCTGTCCGGAGGGGAGCGAAGGCGAACGGAAATAGCACGTGCACTGGCCTCCGACCCCAAGTTTATCCTGCTGGATGAACCGTTTGCAGGCATCGACCCGATTGCTGTAGAGGACATCCAGCATATTGTAGAAAAACTTAAATTTAAAAACATCGGAATACTCATCACCGACCATAATGTGCAGGAAACACTTTCTATTACTGACAGAGCTTACCTGTTATTTGAAGGCAGAATCTTAAAACAAGGCACTGCCGAAGAATTAGCGTCAGACGAACAGGTTAGAAAAGTATATCTTGGCCAAAATTTTGAATTACGGAAGAAGTAA
- a CDS encoding RES family NAD+ phosphorylase has product MVVFRICNTLYSNDLSGIGAKMHGGRWNSKGYPILYTSSTRALAALEVLVHLPINNVRSMDFSIVSISLPENSLEEIRYNVIKNEVENNGLSSSFKSIGDEWIKRNSSLLLKIPSVVINEEFNFLINPDHKNFNKVKILSKQSFCFDERLLR; this is encoded by the coding sequence ATGGTAGTCTTCAGAATCTGCAATACCCTTTATTCAAATGATTTAAGTGGGATAGGGGCAAAGATGCATGGCGGAAGATGGAATAGTAAGGGTTACCCGATATTATATACTTCTTCTACAAGAGCACTGGCGGCTTTAGAGGTTTTAGTACATTTGCCTATTAATAATGTAAGATCGATGGATTTTTCAATTGTGTCCATAAGTTTGCCGGAAAACAGTCTCGAAGAAATTAGATATAACGTTATAAAAAATGAAGTGGAGAATAACGGATTAAGCAGTAGTTTTAAATCTATTGGAGATGAATGGATAAAAAGAAATTCATCCTTACTTTTAAAAATTCCATCAGTTGTAATAAATGAAGAATTTAATTTTTTAATTAATCCTGATCATAAAAATTTTAATAAAGTAAAGATACTATCGAAACAATCTTTTTGCTTTGATGAGCGATTATTGAGGTAA
- a CDS encoding DUF2384 domain-containing protein: protein MKPKVKSPAAYKVSKDKTPKVREREVSYDFSSAISPILFDDARLLIHKSRAGVDMARINQLAEIYNLSLKDIASILHLSERTLQRYSLSELLNPESSERALRLQRLYERGAGVFGTLDNFIEWMKSPVLIFKNEKPISFLDTIFGFELLEDELGRIEHGVFA, encoded by the coding sequence ATGAAGCCTAAAGTCAAATCACCGGCCGCCTATAAAGTATCAAAAGATAAAACACCGAAAGTCAGGGAAAGAGAAGTTTCATATGATTTTTCTTCCGCTATCTCACCCATATTATTTGATGATGCCCGATTACTGATACATAAATCGAGGGCAGGTGTAGATATGGCCCGAATCAATCAATTAGCGGAAATATATAATTTATCTCTGAAAGACATTGCATCCATATTACATTTGTCTGAGAGAACCTTGCAAAGGTATTCCTTGTCAGAATTACTCAATCCGGAATCATCTGAGCGAGCATTGAGATTACAACGCTTATACGAAAGAGGAGCTGGAGTTTTTGGTACTTTGGATAATTTTATAGAATGGATGAAATCACCGGTGCTTATTTTTAAGAACGAAAAACCAATTTCATTCTTAGACACCATTTTTGGCTTCGAGTTATTGGAAGATGAATTAGGACGAATTGAACATGGTGTTTTTGCATAA
- a CDS encoding cation transporter, translating into MPIVQTSGKINSKIALQAFTLVVGLLLLCMKFFAFFKTNSNAILTDAIESIINIVAGGFGLYSLYLASKPNDEDHPYGHGKIEFISASIEGSLILAAGISMIIKATYNFFVPIKIGSLDIGILLIGISGAVNFLMGWMAQKSGERNSSLTLVASGEHLKSDAYSSAGLLIGLGLIVLTKLVWLDNIVAILMGTVIIYSGYKILKHSVAGIMDEADFDLLSKVIIHLNINRRENWVDIHNFRIIKFGEKIHIDCHTTIPWFFNAHEVHNELKLVEENIQETIPNNLETFIHADPCLPKSCKSCYKSDCSHRKGDFVRKIDWTLENVMKNEKHFVD; encoded by the coding sequence ATGCCAATTGTTCAAACTTCAGGTAAAATCAACAGTAAAATAGCCTTGCAGGCTTTCACGCTTGTTGTAGGTCTTTTGCTGCTTTGTATGAAATTCTTTGCCTTCTTTAAAACTAATTCCAATGCGATACTGACAGATGCCATAGAAAGTATTATCAATATTGTAGCAGGTGGTTTTGGTTTGTATAGTTTATATCTCGCTTCAAAGCCAAATGACGAAGATCATCCGTATGGACACGGTAAAATTGAGTTTATCTCTGCAAGCATTGAAGGCAGTCTGATTTTGGCAGCAGGCATCAGTATGATTATAAAGGCAACCTACAATTTTTTTGTTCCCATTAAAATCGGCAGCCTGGATATCGGTATTCTGTTAATCGGTATATCGGGGGCTGTCAATTTTTTAATGGGATGGATGGCGCAGAAAAGCGGAGAGCGGAACAGTTCCCTGACACTGGTTGCCAGCGGGGAACATCTGAAGTCGGATGCCTACTCATCTGCGGGTCTGCTTATTGGTTTAGGGTTGATTGTACTGACCAAATTAGTTTGGCTGGATAATATCGTTGCCATCCTGATGGGTACTGTAATTATTTATAGCGGATACAAAATTCTGAAACATTCCGTAGCAGGCATTATGGATGAAGCTGATTTTGATTTGCTCAGTAAAGTAATTATACACCTGAATATAAACCGCCGTGAAAACTGGGTTGATATTCATAATTTCAGAATAATTAAGTTTGGAGAAAAAATACATATAGACTGTCATACTACCATTCCGTGGTTCTTTAATGCCCACGAAGTGCACAATGAATTAAAGCTAGTGGAAGAAAACATCCAGGAAACAATTCCCAATAATCTGGAAACATTTATTCATGCCGATCCCTGTTTGCCTAAATCCTGTAAGAGTTGTTATAAATCAGATTGTTCACACAGAAAAGGGGACTTTGTCAGGAAAATTGACTGGACATTGGAGAACGTTATGAAAAATGAGAAACATTTTGTCGATTAA
- a CDS encoding polyprenyl synthetase family protein has protein sequence MRSHVALLDKVNYYIYQRKGKQVRPMFIFLAAKMCGEVTESTYIGASLVELLHTATLVHDDVVDDAYERRGFFSINALWKNKIAVLVGDYFLSKGLLLALDTHNYNLLHITSTAVKRMSEGELMQMEKARKLDIDESVYFEIIRNKTASLIAAACEVGAASTTKDAGLIEKMRQIGENIGIAFQIKDDLFDYGEADIGKPRGIDIKERKMTLPLIYTLNNSSASEKKWIINTVKNHNEDKERVNELIQFIHKKGGIEYSEKMMYAYKQRAFDIIYTINDSESKTGLINLVNYITERNY, from the coding sequence ATGCGAAGCCATGTAGCGCTGTTGGATAAAGTCAATTACTATATCTATCAGCGGAAAGGCAAACAGGTTCGCCCGATGTTTATCTTTCTGGCAGCGAAGATGTGCGGTGAAGTGACGGAGTCCACCTATATCGGAGCCTCGCTGGTGGAGCTTTTGCATACCGCCACCCTCGTTCACGATGATGTGGTGGATGATGCCTATGAACGGCGCGGTTTTTTTTCCATCAATGCGCTCTGGAAAAATAAGATTGCTGTTTTGGTGGGGGATTATTTTTTATCCAAAGGATTGCTTTTGGCGTTAGATACGCATAATTACAACTTGCTGCATATCACTTCCACAGCGGTAAAAAGAATGAGCGAAGGCGAGTTGATGCAGATGGAAAAGGCCCGCAAACTGGATATTGATGAGAGTGTGTATTTTGAAATTATAAGAAATAAGACAGCCTCCCTGATTGCAGCCGCCTGCGAAGTAGGCGCAGCTTCAACAACAAAAGATGCCGGACTGATAGAAAAGATGCGCCAGATTGGAGAAAATATAGGCATTGCCTTTCAGATAAAAGATGATTTGTTTGATTACGGCGAGGCGGATATCGGCAAACCGAGAGGAATTGACATTAAAGAACGAAAGATGACCTTACCGCTTATATATACCCTTAATAATTCAAGCGCATCTGAAAAGAAATGGATAATCAATACGGTTAAGAATCACAATGAAGATAAAGAAAGAGTCAATGAATTGATCCAGTTTATCCATAAAAAAGGCGGTATTGAATATTCTGAGAAGATGATGTATGCCTATAAACAACGCGCTTTCGATATCATCTATACGATTAATGATTCTGAATCAAAGACAGGACTGATCAATCTGGTCAATTACATTACGGAAAGAAACTACTAA
- a CDS encoding alpha/beta fold hydrolase, which translates to MQKTALTINGSKGKPITLDITYTRNEMEKPIVIFCHGFKGFKDWGHFNLIAETFAQNDFVFIKPNFSYNGTTTEQPTDFTDLEAFGNNNFSIELDDLGLVLDYLEANAVIFEGNNRQIYLMGHSRGGGTVILKANEDKRVKKLVTWASVKDANDFFAGLDLEKWKNEGVIYTFNSRTMQNMPLYYQLYKNYNTHKERLDIPNASAKIIIPWLILHGGNDTSVPYTAGQQLHHWNSGSKWVLIENADHTFGGKHPWHENQLPNDSKTAVEETIHFLKKG; encoded by the coding sequence ATGCAAAAGACAGCACTGACCATAAACGGCTCAAAAGGAAAACCGATTACACTAGATATCACCTATACTAGAAATGAAATGGAAAAACCGATAGTTATATTTTGTCACGGATTTAAAGGATTTAAGGACTGGGGGCATTTTAACCTGATCGCTGAAACCTTTGCACAAAATGATTTTGTATTTATAAAACCCAACTTCTCCTACAACGGAACAACAACAGAACAACCAACAGACTTCACTGATTTAGAAGCTTTTGGAAACAATAACTTTTCAATTGAGCTGGACGATTTAGGGTTGGTATTGGATTATCTGGAGGCAAATGCAGTTATTTTCGAAGGAAACAATCGTCAAATATATTTAATGGGGCATAGCCGTGGCGGCGGAACGGTTATCTTGAAAGCAAATGAAGACAAACGTGTAAAAAAACTCGTCACCTGGGCAAGTGTAAAGGATGCCAATGATTTCTTTGCAGGGCTGGATTTGGAAAAATGGAAAAATGAAGGAGTCATATATACGTTCAATTCCCGCACAATGCAGAACATGCCATTATACTACCAGCTATATAAAAACTATAATACCCATAAAGAACGATTAGACATACCGAATGCCTCGGCAAAAATTATCATTCCGTGGCTGATTCTTCATGGCGGCAACGATACATCTGTTCCATATACCGCTGGTCAGCAACTGCATCATTGGAATTCCGGAAGCAAGTGGGTTTTAATAGAAAATGCAGACCATACATTCGGAGGTAAGCACCCCTGGCATGAGAATCAACTGCCGAATGACAGTAAAACTGCTGTTGAGGAAACCATTCATTTTTTAAAGAAAGGATAG
- a CDS encoding 6-carboxytetrahydropterin synthase, producing the protein MNKKVAVIRRASFNAAHKLWNDQWSPEKNKDVFGLCANEHFHGHNYTLEVKVTGEIDSETGYVIDLKIIKDIIRDEIEERFDHKNLNLDTEEFKNLNPTAENIVVVIYDIIRSKLDVKYELFIKLWETEKNMVEYPCA; encoded by the coding sequence ATGAATAAAAAAGTAGCCGTAATCCGCCGGGCTAGTTTCAATGCCGCCCATAAACTCTGGAACGACCAATGGAGTCCTGAAAAAAACAAGGATGTATTTGGATTGTGTGCCAACGAGCATTTTCATGGGCATAATTACACGTTGGAAGTGAAGGTGACCGGCGAAATTGATTCTGAGACAGGTTATGTCATCGACCTGAAAATCATCAAAGACATCATCCGGGATGAAATCGAAGAGCGATTTGACCACAAAAACCTGAATCTTGACACGGAAGAATTTAAGAATCTGAATCCGACTGCAGAAAATATTGTAGTGGTCATTTATGATATCATCCGTTCCAAACTGGATGTTAAATATGAACTGTTTATCAAACTCTGGGAAACGGAAAAGAATATGGTGGAATATCCATGTGCCTAA
- the lpxB gene encoding lipid-A-disaccharide synthase: protein MKYYIIAGETSGDLHGSNVVKEILKLDKEAAFRGVGGDMLLREGVKMLFGLDRLSFMGFYEVLRYLRTIRRNFTEVKNDILSFQPDIVVLIDYPGFNLRMAKWCKLQGYKVAYYISPKVWAWNESRAEKIKRYVDLMLCILPFEVSFYRKHQYSQAYFVGHPLLDVIDVTEIPKPVPSFIALLPGSRQQELKNLLPVMLETAIHFHEEQFVITGVSRLAYLYPAELPKNVKIVFDKTYEVLQHSKAAVVCSGTATLETALFGVPQVVVYKTSWLNYQIGKRLAKVQFISLPNLIAEEKIVEELIQQDCSIGKITAELTRLLNSPHPLDYFKLIEKIGEKGAAQRAAKLIVENT from the coding sequence ATGAAGTATTACATTATAGCAGGTGAAACATCCGGTGATTTACATGGCAGTAATGTGGTAAAAGAAATTCTAAAACTTGATAAAGAGGCTGCCTTTAGAGGTGTTGGAGGGGATATGCTTCTGCGGGAAGGTGTAAAAATGCTGTTTGGACTGGACCGGCTGTCTTTTATGGGGTTTTATGAGGTATTGAGATATCTCCGTACCATCCGCCGGAACTTTACAGAAGTAAAAAATGATATACTCTCTTTTCAGCCTGATATAGTTGTCTTGATTGATTATCCCGGATTCAATCTAAGGATGGCAAAATGGTGCAAACTGCAGGGGTATAAAGTCGCCTATTATATTTCGCCGAAAGTCTGGGCATGGAACGAAAGCCGTGCTGAAAAGATAAAACGATATGTTGATTTGATGTTGTGCATACTGCCCTTTGAAGTTTCATTTTACCGTAAACATCAATATTCGCAGGCATATTTTGTCGGACATCCGTTATTGGATGTTATTGATGTAACAGAAATTCCCAAACCGGTCCCGTCTTTCATCGCCTTATTGCCTGGCAGCAGGCAACAGGAATTGAAAAATTTGCTCCCTGTGATGCTCGAAACGGCCATTCATTTTCATGAAGAACAGTTTGTAATAACAGGTGTCTCAAGATTAGCGTATTTATATCCCGCCGAACTTCCGAAAAACGTGAAAATTGTTTTTGATAAAACATACGAGGTTTTACAACATTCGAAGGCTGCGGTTGTATGCAGTGGTACGGCTACGCTGGAAACGGCATTGTTCGGAGTGCCGCAAGTGGTGGTTTATAAGACATCCTGGTTGAATTATCAGATTGGAAAGCGACTGGCGAAAGTGCAGTTCATTTCTTTACCCAACCTGATTGCAGAAGAAAAGATAGTAGAAGAACTGATTCAGCAGGATTGTTCGATAGGTAAAATTACTGCAGAACTCACCCGGTTATTAAACTCCCCTCATCCCTTGGATTACTTTAAATTAATCGAAAAGATAGGAGAGAAGGGCGCTGCCCAGCGGGCGGCAAAATTGATTGTCGAAAATACATGA
- the surE gene encoding 5'/3'-nucleotidase SurE has translation MSRPVILVTNDDGIISPGIRALVEVMVKFGDVTVVAPDSPQSGMGHAITIHDPLRLQKVNVFGDIPAYQCSGTPVDCVKIAIDKILHRKPDICVSGVNHGSNASINVIYSGTMSAAMEAAIDGIPAVGFSLLDFSFDADFSGAKVYAEKIIRNLLNSGLPKDSLLNVNIPKLPVNEIKGMKICRQATAKWVEEFDERRDPNGKNYYWLTGNFVNFDQGEDTDVWALDNGYVSIVPVQFDLTHHHAISYINQNWNLHE, from the coding sequence ATGAGCAGACCGGTTATATTAGTAACGAATGATGACGGGATCATTTCTCCCGGTATCAGGGCGTTGGTGGAAGTGATGGTTAAATTCGGTGATGTGACGGTGGTCGCACCCGATAGTCCGCAGTCCGGCATGGGGCATGCCATTACCATTCATGACCCTCTGCGGCTGCAGAAAGTGAATGTTTTTGGAGATATACCCGCTTATCAGTGTTCCGGTACTCCGGTGGATTGTGTAAAAATTGCTATCGATAAAATATTGCACCGCAAACCGGATATCTGTGTTTCGGGGGTTAATCACGGTTCTAATGCTTCCATCAATGTGATTTATTCAGGAACCATGTCGGCCGCCATGGAAGCTGCCATTGACGGTATTCCGGCTGTGGGCTTTTCATTGCTGGATTTTTCTTTTGATGCCGATTTTTCTGGTGCAAAGGTGTATGCCGAGAAAATCATCCGCAATCTGTTGAATTCGGGTTTGCCAAAAGATTCTTTATTAAATGTCAATATTCCCAAACTGCCGGTAAATGAAATAAAAGGCATGAAGATATGCCGGCAGGCGACGGCCAAATGGGTCGAAGAGTTTGACGAACGCAGAGATCCGAACGGAAAGAATTATTACTGGCTGACCGGCAATTTCGTCAATTTCGACCAGGGAGAAGATACGGATGTGTGGGCGTTGGATAACGGATATGTATCCATCGTGCCCGTTCAGTTTGATTTAACACACCACCATGCCATCTCGTACATCAACCAGAACTGGAACCTGCATGAATAA
- a CDS encoding DUF4230 domain-containing protein, with protein MSSGYKNVTITVLVVLVGILGFKVFISDLLKKKDNSAVDSTIVVERIRKVMKLITVEGHYSEIMNYRDFSYIDFPGFRKDAMLKVDAKVSVGYNLENMDISTDEKAKTITIRHMPKPEILSVDTDIKFENLSTGIFTGFSEAELSKLNKMAKDNIRKKALSMELIRQAEEQKNDLFDLLFYMAKGNGYSIVVEGSSLTPKNYINQ; from the coding sequence ATGAGTTCAGGCTATAAGAACGTCACTATAACAGTCTTAGTGGTGTTGGTTGGAATACTCGGATTTAAAGTATTCATCAGTGATTTATTAAAAAAGAAGGATAATTCTGCTGTTGACAGCACCATTGTTGTCGAGAGAATACGGAAAGTGATGAAGCTGATAACCGTGGAGGGGCATTATTCTGAAATAATGAATTATAGGGATTTCAGCTATATTGATTTTCCGGGATTCCGGAAAGATGCAATGCTGAAAGTCGATGCCAAAGTTTCAGTAGGTTATAATCTGGAAAATATGGACATTTCAACCGATGAAAAGGCTAAAACGATTACAATCAGACATATGCCCAAACCGGAAATCCTTTCTGTAGACACAGACATAAAATTCGAGAATCTAAGCACCGGTATTTTTACAGGTTTCAGTGAAGCAGAACTGAGTAAGCTCAATAAGATGGCAAAAGACAATATCCGCAAGAAGGCACTCAGTATGGAATTGATACGGCAGGCGGAAGAACAAAAGAATGACCTGTTTGATCTATTATTTTATATGGCAAAAGGCAATGGATACAGCATTGTAGTGGAAGGCAGTTCTCTTACTCCAAAAAATTACATTAACCAATAG
- a CDS encoding DUF456 domain-containing protein, whose amino-acid sequence MESSIIITIGIILLVVGLVSCVMPPLPGPPIAYMALLLGYFGLNKKEELPLWLLITYLGFILIEILIDYLIPVWGTKRFGGTKAGVRGCFIGIVAGIIFSPFGGVSIIICPFLGAMLGELFTGQEFSVAVRSGMGSFVGFLLTSGIKIILVLMICYHFFTAVF is encoded by the coding sequence ATGGAGAGCAGTATTATCATAACAATCGGCATTATCCTTCTGGTAGTAGGACTGGTCAGTTGCGTTATGCCGCCGCTGCCCGGCCCACCTATTGCCTATATGGCGTTACTACTCGGCTATTTTGGCTTAAACAAAAAAGAGGAATTACCGCTCTGGTTGCTGATTACCTATTTAGGTTTCATCCTGATTGAAATCCTTATCGACTATCTGATACCTGTTTGGGGTACCAAGAGATTCGGGGGAACAAAAGCCGGTGTACGGGGTTGTTTTATAGGAATAGTGGCAGGTATCATCTTTTCTCCTTTTGGCGGTGTTTCTATTATTATCTGCCCGTTTTTAGGTGCAATGCTGGGAGAACTTTTTACGGGTCAGGAATTTTCAGTTGCTGTTAGATCGGGAATGGGTTCTTTTGTCGGATTTCTGCTGACCAGCGGTATAAAAATCATCCTCGTCCTGATGATATGTTATCACTTTTTCACAGCTGTTTTTTGA
- a CDS encoding DUF4412 domain-containing protein, with translation MKPVFLFLLSVAFFFAHAQTSNTIKTTAKPTATTAAKTSATPPSTNTTKSTVAPKTNTPKQPAGLQEYVTKNKGGSASTPNPNAKPFPFTGSFTMNFEIKETNAKPNSGKIKYAFDGYLVSLIPTFSNTVKTIAGMNTIINSKDDEMMNLTVDMKGKKSGLLLKLPKQVISKDTTIRTPKAIVIKKTNESKVIEGYKCEKYVIDYTDTSKIVSWVTNDIALNSSDLLKLINMGFRGKSPFSKTNLSDIKGTALETIITKKDGSSTKITITEISKKKPDAVVFSYDGYNVADARSIPMFGGN, from the coding sequence ATGAAACCAGTTTTCCTTTTTCTTTTATCAGTCGCGTTTTTTTTCGCTCATGCACAAACATCCAATACTATAAAGACTACCGCTAAGCCAACCGCTACAACTGCCGCTAAAACATCTGCCACTCCCCCTTCCACGAATACGACCAAATCAACTGTTGCCCCAAAAACAAATACCCCTAAACAACCTGCCGGTCTGCAGGAGTATGTAACAAAAAACAAGGGAGGATCCGCAAGCACTCCCAATCCCAATGCCAAACCATTTCCTTTTACAGGCAGTTTTACCATGAACTTTGAAATCAAAGAAACCAATGCAAAACCAAATTCAGGCAAAATAAAATATGCATTTGACGGCTATCTTGTATCTCTCATCCCTACCTTTTCCAATACGGTAAAGACTATTGCCGGCATGAACACCATCATCAACTCTAAAGACGATGAAATGATGAACCTGACCGTTGATATGAAAGGGAAGAAATCAGGACTGCTGCTGAAATTACCCAAACAGGTTATCAGCAAAGACACAACTATCCGGACTCCAAAAGCAATCGTCATTAAAAAGACCAATGAATCAAAAGTAATTGAAGGGTACAAATGTGAAAAATATGTCATCGACTATACAGACACCTCCAAAATTGTGAGCTGGGTTACAAACGATATCGCATTAAACTCTTCTGACTTGCTGAAATTAATAAACATGGGATTCAGGGGCAAATCACCTTTCTCCAAAACCAACCTTTCAGACATTAAAGGCACAGCACTGGAAACCATTATAACCAAAAAGGATGGCAGCAGTACAAAAATAACAATAACTGAAATCAGCAAGAAGAAGCCGGATGCCGTTGTTTTTTCTTATGATGGTTACAATGTCGCAGATGCCCGCTCCATCCCAATGTTTGGCGGAAACTAA
- a CDS encoding ceramidase domain-containing protein encodes MPTIDFDSFKENFSLHNHRPRVFSWPFFGTLLFAAGLFILYKLNQYIDPWQNWRKALGNATNFCEMNRFDQLIVQPSNTWSNLGFIIVGLIFISIAKNDHIYEERSNVNNLLAKFPGFSFIIGFSTLYMGIGSFMYHATLTYFFQKLDQTGMYFFTNLFLSPICYLKFFQK; translated from the coding sequence ATGCCTACCATCGATTTTGACAGCTTCAAAGAAAACTTCAGTTTACACAATCATCGTCCAAGAGTATTTTCTTGGCCATTTTTCGGTACTCTCCTGTTTGCCGCCGGATTATTTATTCTCTACAAGCTGAATCAATACATAGACCCATGGCAAAACTGGAGAAAGGCATTAGGTAACGCCACTAATTTCTGCGAAATGAACCGGTTCGACCAGTTGATTGTGCAACCTTCCAATACATGGTCAAATTTAGGATTCATTATCGTCGGATTGATTTTCATCAGCATTGCTAAAAATGACCATATATACGAAGAACGAAGCAATGTCAATAATTTACTGGCTAAATTTCCCGGTTTCTCTTTTATAATAGGTTTTTCCACACTTTACATGGGAATCGGAAGTTTTATGTACCATGCAACACTCACCTACTTTTTTCAGAAACTGGATCAGACCGGCATGTATTTTTTTACTAATCTCTTTTTATCTCCTATTTGTTATTTAAAATTTTTCCAAAAATAA
- a CDS encoding alpha/beta hydrolase — translation MPFIIHMKQFRFFSFIIISVLLNGCTALFQAQTSIQKATGQLPPRAYVIDYPPNGDRIKPTLIPGGGMLTTNPNPWGVRYKDYVFTDFDILTETYKKGAPTHSGSSGNLIMDIFTPRSDAEKKRPCIVYVFGGGFYMKVDDCTTEICKGMVQKGYVVASIDYRIGFANAMLSPQCEGDFNTGFYPAVIRAVQDARSAVRFLKANAGRLGIDPDKIFIGGQSAGAITSLGMALYEDADVPEEVLKQVGGTLDPMKDNMEYSSKVAGVYSLAGAIFSEKIIVKKTNTPFLLISGSCDELIDPVKAPAYKCKDRKTFPEIAGSGLVYEIMKNNNIMKFDYICGGGHGMGSVGFNKLLNLVSGFTYSVLQGKPVTGKEIIMADAPVCNRPETCK, via the coding sequence ATGCCTTTTATCATTCATATGAAACAATTCAGGTTTTTTTCTTTTATCATAATATCCGTTTTATTGAACGGTTGTACCGCTTTATTTCAGGCACAGACGAGTATCCAGAAAGCAACGGGGCAATTACCGCCCAGAGCCTACGTAATAGATTACCCACCCAATGGCGACAGGATAAAACCGACACTGATTCCCGGCGGCGGTATGCTGACTACCAACCCTAATCCGTGGGGTGTCCGATACAAAGACTACGTCTTTACTGATTTCGATATTCTAACGGAAACCTATAAAAAAGGGGCACCTACGCACAGCGGAAGCTCCGGCAATCTTATTATGGACATCTTCACTCCAAGAAGTGACGCTGAAAAAAAACGTCCCTGCATCGTGTATGTATTTGGCGGAGGTTTCTATATGAAAGTGGACGACTGTACAACAGAAATCTGCAAAGGAATGGTACAGAAAGGCTATGTGGTGGCTTCCATTGATTACAGAATCGGGTTTGCCAATGCGATGCTTTCTCCGCAATGTGAAGGGGATTTCAACACCGGTTTTTATCCGGCTGTAATTCGTGCTGTTCAGGATGCCCGCTCCGCAGTTCGTTTCCTGAAAGCCAATGCCGGTCGCCTGGGTATTGACCCGGACAAAATTTTCATCGGCGGACAAAGTGCCGGTGCGATCACATCATTGGGTATGGCCCTGTATGAAGATGCGGACGTTCCGGAAGAGGTGCTTAAACAAGTTGGAGGCACCTTAGATCCGATGAAAGACAATATGGAATACAGCAGCAAAGTGGCGGGGGTTTACTCGCTCGCCGGTGCCATCTTTTCTGAAAAAATCATCGTAAAAAAAACAAACACTCCATTTTTATTAATTTCCGGCAGCTGTGACGAATTAATCGATCCGGTAAAAGCACCAGCCTATAAATGCAAAGACAGGAAAACATTTCCGGAAATTGCCGGCAGCGGGTTGGTGTATGAAATCATGAAAAACAACAACATCATGAAATTTGACTATATCTGCGGTGGCGGACATGGCATGGGAAGTGTTGGATTTAATAAACTGCTTAACCTCGTCAGCGGCTTTACGTATAGTGTGCTGCAAGGCAAACCTGTTACAGGTAAAGAGATAATCATGGCAGATGCACCGGTGTGTAACCGGCCTGAAACGTGCAAATAA